In the genome of Pseudomonas sp. LBUM920, one region contains:
- a CDS encoding GlxA family transcriptional regulator: MKTVAMALFPDFLLLDMAGPLEVFSIANRYLPANAHYQILTIGTEPGLLRASNGVQVQPDLLLAQAHDAYDLLLVPGGPGAYNECHPALLPWLKAAAPRARRFGSICTGAFVLGHAGLLDGHRVTTHWHYTERLIKGFPKAIVETDRIYLQDGRLITSGGVTAGIDLALSVVAQDHGKQVAVDVAKVLLVVMKRQGGQAQFSPMTAAVAPLETAITRVQNQVLAQLDQPFTIDSMAALAGMSARHFTRLFAKEVQMTPMAFLQGARIDRARQLLETTDLPLKTVAFRAGFGSVRHMRFLFSEKLGLNPTQYRQQFS; the protein is encoded by the coding sequence CGTGGCCATGGCGCTGTTTCCGGACTTTTTGCTGCTCGATATGGCCGGTCCACTCGAAGTGTTTTCCATCGCCAATCGCTACCTGCCGGCGAACGCTCACTATCAGATCCTGACCATTGGCACCGAACCTGGGCTGCTGCGCGCCTCCAATGGTGTGCAGGTGCAACCCGACCTGTTATTGGCGCAGGCTCACGACGCCTATGACCTGTTGCTGGTGCCGGGCGGCCCCGGTGCCTATAACGAGTGCCATCCTGCGCTGTTGCCCTGGCTCAAGGCCGCCGCACCCAGGGCGCGACGCTTTGGCTCGATCTGCACCGGTGCCTTTGTGCTGGGGCATGCCGGACTGCTCGACGGCCACCGCGTGACCACCCACTGGCATTACACCGAACGCCTGATCAAGGGCTTCCCCAAGGCTATCGTCGAGACCGATCGTATCTATTTGCAGGATGGCCGCTTGATCACCTCCGGCGGGGTGACCGCCGGTATCGACCTGGCGCTGTCGGTCGTCGCCCAGGACCATGGCAAACAGGTGGCGGTGGACGTGGCCAAGGTGTTGCTGGTGGTGATGAAACGCCAGGGCGGCCAGGCCCAGTTCAGCCCGATGACGGCGGCTGTGGCGCCGTTGGAAACGGCGATCACCCGTGTGCAGAACCAGGTGCTGGCGCAGTTGGACCAGCCCTTTACCATCGACTCAATGGCCGCGTTGGCGGGCATGAGCGCGCGGCACTTCACGCGGCTGTTTGCCAAGGAGGTGCAGATGACGCCCATGGCGTTCCTGCAAGGCGCGCGCATCGACCGCGCCCGGCAGTTGCTGGAAACCACCGACCTGCCACTCAAGACCGTGGCGTTTCGCGCAGGGTTTGGCAGCGTGCGGCATATGCGTTTTCTGTTCAGTGAAAAGCTCGGCCTGAACCCTACGCAATACCGACAACAGTTCAGTTAA